The DNA segment GCCCAAAACCACTGGCACCTAaatctgctctgcctgctcctcccacCCCCAGGTGAGCCTCTGCCGGTTTGGCCCAGCTCAGGAAGGTGAAGATTCTCTGGGAAgtcagagggaggaaggagaaccATAACCAGCTGTGTTGAAGGACACCAGAACCCGCCCTGGATGCGATTGTTTCTCACCACCCATCAACCCCAGCTGGTGGtgtggaaggaggagaagggcaGCGGGCACTCACCCAGGCGCAGAACCCGCCCTGGATGCGAAGTTTCTCACCACCCATCAACCCCAGCTGGTGGtgtggaaggaggagaagggcaGCGGGCACTCACCCAGGCAGGAGGCACCTCCTTCCATACCCGGCTGCGCCTGGACCCCGCTGCTCCTGCAAAAACCAGAGTGGcacagtgggatttgggggtcaCAGAGGGAACACCCAGCAACGCGCTGCTCCCGGGAGGCAAGAAAGGCCACGTACTTTCCTTTGGCCTTGGCGTGGCCCGTGGGCGAGGCGTTCACCCTCTGGATGAAGGTGCGGAGGACGCTGCGGCACTTGTAGAACTGGGCATGGCATTTCTTGCAGACGAACTGTGGCAGCGCGGGGTCCTGCCGCACCGCCACGCCCACCAGCCGCTGGAAGTCGGCGAAGAACACCTGGTCCAGCCGCCGCTGCTTCTCCGAGTTCTCCCCCAGCACGGGCACCTTGCCGAAGGCATTGCGCAGGCTCCGCGAGGAGAACTTGCCGTGGCACAGGCGGCAGTAgccggtgggggggggggggggggggggggcaggcgGCAGTAGCCGGTGCTCAGGGCTCGGCTGATTCCTGCCGGGGAGGAGCGAACGCAGCTGCTGAGGGGTGGCACTGATGCACCCAAAGGTGttcccctcccctccatcccagctgcctccttAGCCCTGCCCTCAGCAAAGCACGGAAAATCCAGGCAGGAAAAGACTCTTCTGACACCAGCTGACCCAAAATCAGCCCCTCTGGTCCCAGTGGCAGAGCCTCCTGTGTTATGTTCCCAGGACTCTGCCAACGCCATCCCTTGGTTTCAGCAGTTCTTTTATCTCCCAAGTATTTACAGCTGGCACTGTGACCCTTGGCTGTCCCATTCCTCAGCTCCCCGGTAGCGCCCTGGAGCGGGGCAGGATGCAAAGTGTCACCCAGCTCACCGACCTGCGGCATTCCCACTCTGTGGAATAATCTCCATCCCTCCCAACAGTGAGGGGaaccctgagcacagccccttCCCGGCGCCGATCCAAGGCGGCCGTGCTCCGAACGCCGTGGCTTCGGGAGCGACGGGGGTGGTGACAGTGCCGGGACACGGCAGCACCTCCTGGGGGAGTGTCCTGGGGGGCCGAACGCCCCGTTTGTGAGCGCCCCGCTGTCCCGGGGCAGCGCCGCTGCCACCGCACCCGGCGGAGCCGTCGGAGATGCCGCTTATCTCCCGCCCCAGCTGCAACGCAGCCGAGAATCAGCCACGCCAAACCCCAAACCGGGATGGCGGGAGGGTCCCGgtcacccccaaaccccaaaccgGGCGGCGGGAGTGTGCCGACCACACTCAAACCGTGACGGAGGGAGGGTCCCGGTCACCCCCAAACCGGAGCGGGCAGCGGCGAGAACCCCGAGCtagcgggggggggggggggggggggggggggggggggggggcagcggcGAGAACCCCGAGCTAGCGGGAGGTTCCCCCGCTCTCCCTCCCCGTGCGCCCAATTCCTCCTTAACCTCCCCGTTACCGGCAGCGGCACGTTCGGCGTTTCAGGGAGGAAGAAACCACACAAACGGGCAGACCCCGACCTGCCGCCCGCCCGGCACCGAGCCCCGGGACGGGCTTCTGACCCCGCCATCCCTTTGCTGGCGGGCTGCTGGCAAGGAGCTGTCCTTACTGCGGCACGCTGGGCTTTGGGAGCAGGAACGGCCTGGGCATTGTCCCCGTTGTCAGTCAAGCGCTGCTGCGCCGCGCCCTTGCCCCACTCGCGTTTGACGGCCAGGGCGCCGTCCAGCAGCGCGGAGCTGCAGTCCGAGTCCGTGTCCATGACGTAGTCGTGGCCGTCGCCGCAGCCCCAGACGGCGCGGATGACGCCGCAGTACTCGGAGCTGAGCACGCTGCGCAGCCCCGGCGCCGAGGCGCAGCTCCCGGCGTGCGCGTGCGCCCACGTCACCAGGCTGTGCAGGCACTGCGGGCTGGACGTGATCAGGTCAACTGGCcaggggagaggcagcacagtCAGGCCTGGGCtcggaggggacacggaggggacagggatgtggaTCTGCTCCCCCCCGTGCCAGCGCCCGCCAGGATCGCTGAACCACTGAGGTTGGAAACGACCTCTGagatcaccgagtccaaccCATGACCAAACACCACCCTGACAGCCAGACCAGAGCGCTGAGTGTTACgtccagtcttttcttaaacacctccagggacagtggctccaccacctccctccaTCATTCATAGCTGAAAGGGTATTTCCAGTTATCCCCAGTGCCCAAAACCACTAGCACCTAaatctgctctgcctgctcctcccacCCCCAGGTGAGCCTCTGCCGGTTTGGCCCAGCTCAGGAAGGTGAAGATTCTCTGGGAAgtcagagggaggaaggagaaccATAACCAGCTGTGTTGAAGGACACCAGAACCCGCCCTGGATGCGATTGTTTCTCACCACCCATCAACCCCAGCTGGTGGtgtggaaggaggagaagggcaGCGGGCACTCACCCAGGCAGGAGGCACCTCCTTCCATACCCGGCTGCGCCTGGACCCCGCTGCTCCTGCAAAAACCAGAGTGGcacagtgggatttgggggtcaCAGAGGGAACACCCAGCAACGCGCTGCTCCCGGGAGGCAAGAAAGGCCCCCGGCCTCCTCCTGTATCCCTGGGCTCTCCCCGCATCCCCGGTTCCGTCCTTCGGCCTCCCCCGCAGCATCCCGGGGCTCATCCTGCATCCCGGGGCTCATCCGCATCCCGGGGCTGCATCCCCGGTCTGAGCCGGTACCCCTGGGCTGCCCCCGCATCCCCGGGCTCGCCCTGTCTCCCGTTCGGACCCGGAGGTGCGATCGGGGGGGTTCCCGAGCTCCCCCCAGCCGCGGGggtccctgctcagcccccacTTTGGCAGGATGCCTACGTGGAGTACCTGAAGAGCATCACCCTCATCGCCCaggccctgcaggaggaggcgGCAGGGACAGGTAAGGCAGGACCCCTTGTCCCCCCCCCGGTGGAAGTCCTGCAATGACCTCAACACGCCCTCCCCGCAGAGAACAGCGAGGGGGTCACCCCTGACACCCCCAAACTGCTGAagctggcagagcagtgcctggagaGGGTCAAATCCATCGCAGCGGCGCTGGGTGAGTGAGGGGTGGGGGTCTCGTTTTGGGGAGCTGGGTGCCCCCGCAGGGCCAGGctggtggtgaggcacagccGACCTgtcctgccccctccccagggaaagCCCAGGTGAAACCGGCTGCACAGGAGCGGGGCGGGGGCGCTGCGCCCCTCCCCAGGCACCGCCGGGTCTGCTCGGACGAGGGGGGGAAGCTCTCGCCATTCCTGCCCCCGGAGATCTTCCAGAAGCTGCAGATCGCTGAGGCACAGAGCGCACGGAAGTACGGGGGGCTTGGATGTGGGAGCTGGGACACGGGGACTGGGACACGGGGACTGGGATACGGGGACTGGGACACGGGGTCAGGGACACGGGGTCAGGGACACGGGGTCAGGGACATGGGGACTGGGACACGGGGACTGGGATACGGGGACTGGGACACGGGGTCAGGGACACGGGGTCAGGGACACGGGGTCAGGGACATGGGGACTGGGACACGGGGACTGGGATACGGGGACTGGGACACGGGGTCAGGGACACGGGGTCAGGGACACGGGGTCAGGGACATGGGGACTGGGACACGGGGACTGGGATACGG comes from the Ficedula albicollis isolate OC2 chromosome 11, FicAlb1.5, whole genome shotgun sequence genome and includes:
- the VPS9D1 gene encoding VPS9 domain-containing protein 1 gives rise to the protein SRGCIPGLSRYPWAAPASPGSPCLPFGPGGAIGGVPELPPAAGVPAQPPLWQDAYVEYLKSITLIAQALQEEAAGTENSEGVTPDTPKLLKLAEQCLERVKSIAAALGKAQVKPAAQERGGGAAPLPRHRRVCSDEGGKLSPFLPPEIFQKLQIAEAQSARKELTPLEEASLQNQKLKAAYEARVARLNPSQAVQKTSLTLSLQRQMMENLVIAKAREETLQRKMEERRLRLQEAANRRFSSSVALTPEEQEQRALYAAILEYEQDHDWPRQWKTQLKRSPA